In Phreatobacter aquaticus, a single genomic region encodes these proteins:
- a CDS encoding ABC transporter ATP-binding protein — MAPVLEVQDLKTHFFTRGGVVKAVDGVSFKVERGEVLGLVGESGSGKTVTGFSILGLIDPPGRIVSGSIKIMGEDAARYDEAHWRTIRGKKVAMIFQDPMMTLNPVLRVDTQMIETIQAHEDVSTESARERCREALVQVGIASPDQRLESYPHQFSGGMRQRVAIAIALLHKPALIIADEPTTALDVTIQAQILAEVQKLAANTGTALVWITHDLAIVSGLADRVAVMYAGRVVEEGATADVLANPAHPYTKGLLESLPSRNARGVPLAQIAGMTPNLLKLPTGCAFAPRCVAARPDCTLAPPEETRPLPDRRLRCFHPVLDGVAA, encoded by the coding sequence ATGGCTCCGGTCCTCGAGGTCCAGGATCTCAAGACGCATTTCTTCACCCGCGGCGGCGTGGTGAAGGCGGTCGACGGCGTGTCGTTCAAGGTCGAGCGGGGCGAGGTGCTCGGCCTTGTCGGCGAGAGCGGCTCCGGCAAGACGGTGACCGGCTTTTCCATCCTCGGGCTGATCGACCCGCCGGGCCGGATCGTCTCCGGCTCGATCAAGATCATGGGCGAGGATGCCGCCCGCTATGACGAGGCGCATTGGCGGACCATCCGGGGCAAGAAGGTCGCCATGATCTTCCAGGACCCGATGATGACGCTTAATCCGGTGCTGCGCGTCGACACCCAGATGATCGAGACGATCCAGGCCCACGAGGACGTCTCGACGGAGAGCGCCCGCGAGCGCTGCCGCGAGGCGCTGGTGCAGGTCGGCATCGCCTCGCCCGATCAGCGGCTGGAGAGCTATCCGCACCAGTTCTCCGGCGGCATGCGCCAGCGCGTGGCGATCGCGATCGCACTGCTGCACAAGCCGGCGCTCATCATCGCCGACGAACCGACGACGGCTCTCGACGTGACGATCCAGGCGCAGATCCTCGCCGAGGTGCAGAAGCTTGCCGCCAATACCGGCACGGCCCTGGTCTGGATCACCCATGACCTCGCCATCGTCTCCGGTCTCGCCGACCGGGTGGCGGTCATGTATGCCGGCCGCGTGGTGGAGGAAGGTGCGACCGCCGACGTGCTGGCAAACCCTGCCCATCCCTACACCAAGGGCCTCCTGGAGAGCCTGCCGAGCCGCAATGCGCGCGGTGTGCCGCTTGCCCAGATCGCCGGCATGACGCCAAACCTCCTGAAGCTGCCGACCGGCTGTGCCTTCGCGCCGCGCTGCGTCGCGGCCAGGCCCGATTGCACATTGGCGCCGCCGGAAGAGACCCGGCCGCTGCCCGACCGGCGGCTGCGCTGCTTCCACCCGGTTCTCGACGGAGTGGCCGCATGA
- a CDS encoding ABC transporter permease — protein MTDTALPAPAAIATDVETPFRRFVSEFSENRVAVGALALVTLLTLVSIFAPWLTPQNPYDLNQISIMDNMLAPGERSLEGKLYLLGTDDQGRDMLSAMIYGLRLSLFVAAAATLIALVVGLTVGVIAAFFGGKVDAVIMRLVDLQLSFPAILIALILLAVLGKGIDKVILALVATQWAYYARTVRGGALVERRREYIEAAQCLALPKYRVIFRHLLPNCLPPLIVVATVQVAHAVSLEAVLSFLGVGVPITEPSLGLLISNGYKYILSGKYWVSVFPGIALLITILLINLVGDHLRDLLNPRLKK, from the coding sequence ATGACCGATACCGCGCTGCCGGCACCTGCCGCCATTGCCACCGATGTGGAGACGCCGTTCCGCCGCTTCGTCTCCGAGTTCAGCGAGAACCGCGTTGCCGTCGGCGCCCTGGCGCTGGTGACGCTGCTGACGCTGGTCTCCATCTTCGCGCCCTGGCTGACGCCGCAGAACCCCTACGATCTCAACCAGATCTCGATCATGGACAACATGTTGGCGCCGGGCGAGAGGTCGCTTGAGGGCAAGCTGTACCTGCTCGGCACCGACGACCAGGGCCGCGACATGCTCTCCGCCATGATCTATGGCCTGCGCCTGTCGCTGTTCGTCGCCGCCGCGGCGACCCTGATCGCGCTGGTGGTGGGACTGACGGTCGGCGTCATCGCCGCCTTCTTCGGCGGCAAGGTCGATGCCGTCATCATGCGGCTGGTCGATCTGCAGCTGTCGTTCCCGGCGATCCTGATCGCGCTGATCCTGCTGGCCGTGCTCGGCAAGGGCATCGACAAGGTCATTCTCGCTCTGGTGGCCACCCAATGGGCCTATTATGCCCGCACCGTGCGCGGCGGCGCGCTGGTCGAGCGCAGGCGCGAATATATCGAGGCGGCGCAGTGCCTGGCCCTGCCGAAGTACCGGGTCATCTTCCGCCACCTCCTGCCGAACTGCCTGCCGCCGCTGATCGTCGTGGCGACCGTGCAGGTGGCGCATGCGGTGTCGCTGGAGGCCGTCCTGTCGTTTCTCGGCGTCGGCGTGCCCATCACCGAGCCCTCGCTCGGCCTGCTGATCTCCAACGGCTACAAGTACATCCTCTCAGGCAAGTACTGGGTCAGCGTATTCCCGGGCATCGCGCTGCTCATCACCATCCTGCTCATCAACCTGGTCGGCGACCATCTGCGCGACCTGTTGAACCCGCGCCTGAAGAAGTGA
- a CDS encoding ABC transporter permease: MLVFILRRLGQSAFVVAAMAVLVFMGVYAIGNPIDILLAPDADQTERDAAIARLGLDKPLYVQFGVFVWNMLHGDFGKSFVHGVDAMGLIVSRMPATMELAVLALFMTAMIGIPLGVIAGLKHDTIVGRSIVSGSIVGFSLPNFWFGIMMILLFAVTLQWLPAGGRGPTGTLFGVELSLLNPSGWPNLLMPALTLAIYKTSLVIRLAYAGTREAMLQDYVRFARAKGLSPRRIIGVHVLKNILIPVVTVLGLELGAMIAFAVVTETVFAWPGMGKLLIDSIYRLDRPVIVAYLMVVVVMFVVINLTVDILYSILDPRVRLQDIEK, from the coding sequence ATGCTCGTCTTCATTCTCCGACGTCTCGGCCAGAGCGCCTTCGTGGTCGCCGCCATGGCCGTGCTCGTCTTCATGGGCGTCTATGCGATCGGCAATCCGATCGACATCCTGCTCGCTCCCGACGCTGACCAGACCGAGCGCGACGCGGCGATCGCCCGGCTCGGTCTCGACAAGCCGCTCTATGTCCAGTTCGGCGTCTTCGTCTGGAACATGCTGCACGGCGATTTCGGCAAGAGTTTCGTCCACGGCGTCGATGCCATGGGGCTGATCGTCTCGCGCATGCCGGCGACCATGGAACTGGCCGTGCTGGCCCTGTTCATGACCGCGATGATCGGCATCCCGCTCGGCGTCATTGCCGGACTGAAACACGACACGATCGTTGGCCGCTCGATCGTCTCCGGTTCGATCGTCGGTTTCTCGCTGCCGAACTTCTGGTTCGGCATCATGATGATCCTCTTGTTCGCGGTAACGCTGCAATGGCTGCCGGCCGGCGGGCGTGGCCCCACAGGCACGCTGTTCGGGGTGGAGCTCTCGCTGCTCAATCCGTCGGGCTGGCCGAACCTGCTGATGCCGGCGCTGACGCTTGCCATCTACAAGACCTCGCTGGTCATCCGCCTTGCCTATGCCGGCACGCGCGAGGCCATGCTGCAGGACTATGTCCGGTTCGCCCGCGCCAAAGGCCTGTCGCCGCGCCGGATCATCGGCGTCCATGTTCTGAAGAACATCCTGATCCCGGTGGTGACCGTGCTCGGCCTGGAGCTTGGCGCGATGATCGCCTTCGCGGTGGTGACGGAGACAGTCTTCGCCTGGCCCGGCATGGGCAAGCTCCTGATCGATTCCATCTACCGGCTCGATCGCCCGGTCATCGTCGCCTACCTGATGGTGGTCGTGGTGATGTTCGTTGTGATCAACCTGACCGTCGACATCCTCTATTCGATCCTCGATCCGCGGGTTCGCCTGCAGGATATCGAGAAGTAA
- a CDS encoding ABC transporter substrate-binding protein: protein MRRLHHILAAAATAFVLVGPAAAQELRVGLSSEPSSADPHFHNLTPNIQLRWHVFESLLDQDKNQQPIPRLAESYRAVDATTWEFKLRRGVKFSDGTELTARDVIFSYCRIPKVENSPSSFIVNTRAVATMTAPDPYTIVMTTTAPHPLLPIETANIAIISAKAAGAPENLAFNRAGCAGVDAWPKTEDFNSLKLAIGTGPYRYTQFTRGDRIVVERNDAYWGPKPAWSKVTFRPITQAAARVAALLAGDVDFIENPPIQDLPRIRANPQFATVQALSSRIIYLHFNYLTETPPPGVTDTGGKNPFRDRRVREAFSLALDRDAIVARIMGGVAVAAAEMLPSPLPGTNADAKPARPDLDRAKRLLAEAGFPNGFSITLATPNDRYINDGQIAQAVAQMLTRIGIKTQVEAMTASTFFARRNRAEFGFWLAGWGADTGEMSNPLRALISTPDRNRGMGTTNPGGYSNAAVDAKVVEALTMVDDAKRNALLAEASRMSMADFGLLPLHFEVSVWAFRKGLTYEAQMNQYTRAELVRPAP, encoded by the coding sequence ATGCGTCGACTTCATCACATCCTGGCTGCAGCCGCGACCGCCTTCGTGCTGGTCGGACCGGCCGCCGCACAGGAGCTCCGGGTGGGCTTGTCGTCCGAGCCGAGCTCGGCCGATCCGCACTTTCACAATCTGACGCCGAACATCCAGCTGCGCTGGCACGTGTTCGAGAGCCTGCTCGATCAGGACAAGAACCAGCAGCCGATCCCGCGGCTCGCCGAGAGCTATCGCGCAGTCGATGCCACCACCTGGGAGTTCAAGCTCCGCCGCGGCGTCAAGTTCTCTGATGGCACCGAGCTCACCGCCCGCGACGTGATCTTCTCCTATTGCCGCATTCCGAAGGTCGAGAACTCGCCCTCCTCCTTCATCGTCAACACCCGCGCTGTCGCGACCATGACCGCGCCGGATCCCTATACGATCGTGATGACCACGACGGCGCCGCATCCGCTGCTGCCGATCGAGACCGCCAATATCGCGATCATCTCGGCCAAGGCCGCTGGCGCGCCGGAGAACCTTGCCTTCAATCGCGCTGGCTGTGCCGGTGTGGACGCCTGGCCGAAGACCGAGGACTTCAACTCGCTGAAGCTTGCCATCGGCACGGGTCCCTATCGCTACACCCAGTTCACGCGTGGCGACCGGATCGTGGTCGAGCGCAACGACGCCTATTGGGGTCCGAAGCCGGCCTGGTCGAAGGTCACCTTCCGTCCGATCACCCAGGCCGCCGCGCGCGTCGCGGCCCTGCTCGCCGGTGATGTCGACTTCATCGAGAACCCGCCGATCCAGGATCTGCCGCGCATCCGCGCCAATCCCCAATTCGCGACCGTGCAGGCCCTGTCGAGCCGGATCATCTACCTGCACTTCAACTACCTGACCGAGACGCCGCCGCCGGGCGTCACCGACACCGGTGGCAAGAACCCGTTCCGCGACCGGCGCGTGCGCGAGGCCTTCAGCCTGGCGCTTGACCGCGATGCGATCGTTGCCCGCATCATGGGCGGCGTCGCGGTGGCGGCGGCCGAAATGCTGCCGAGCCCGCTGCCCGGCACCAATGCGGACGCCAAGCCCGCCCGTCCCGATCTCGACCGCGCCAAGCGCCTGCTCGCCGAGGCCGGGTTCCCCAACGGCTTCTCGATCACGCTCGCGACCCCGAACGATCGCTACATCAATGACGGCCAGATCGCCCAGGCGGTCGCCCAGATGCTCACCCGCATCGGCATCAAGACGCAGGTCGAGGCGATGACCGCCTCCACCTTCTTCGCGCGCCGCAATCGCGCCGAGTTCGGCTTCTGGCTGGCCGGATGGGGCGCCGATACCGGCGAGATGTCGAACCCGCTGCGCGCCCTGATCTCGACGCCCGACCGCAATCGCGGCATGGGCACGACCAATCCGGGCGGCTATTCGAACGCGGCCGTTGACGCCAAGGTCGTGGAGGCGCTGACCATGGTGGACGATGCCAAGCGCAACGCGCTGCTGGCGGAGGCCTCGCGCATGTCGATGGCCGATTTCGGCCTGCTGCCGCTGCATTTCGAAGTGTCGGTCTGGGCGTTCCGCAAGGGCCTGACCTACGAGGCGCAGATGAACCAGTACACGCGCGCCGAACTGGTGCGGCCGGCTCCGTAA
- a CDS encoding LysR family transcriptional regulator, producing the protein MRDLEVLRALVVARKMTAAATQLGISQPAVSRTIALLEERSGRQLFRREGGRLVPTADALALFAETTPVFDALSKLDRFSWNAQSHEPLRVVAPATIAHHFLQRVIAGYLAAQPEETVSLEITTSPDVFAAVADRKADIGISDSYISHPALLREPFRRSFAVCALPAGHRLADRPHIQASDLDGENFVSFARRLTIRATLDRIFAEAGARPKVRCETATVVSAVEMVRSGVGLSVFNPFPVALRPDIGVVFRPFLPRVAYETAFIFAAEGPASPAARRLADFTRSQPIEDIYSAAIA; encoded by the coding sequence ATGCGCGACCTGGAGGTTCTGCGGGCGCTGGTTGTCGCCCGCAAGATGACGGCGGCTGCCACCCAGCTTGGCATTTCCCAGCCGGCGGTCAGCCGCACCATTGCTCTGCTGGAGGAACGCTCGGGTCGGCAGCTGTTCCGCCGCGAGGGCGGCCGCCTGGTGCCGACGGCCGATGCCCTGGCGCTGTTCGCCGAGACGACACCGGTCTTCGATGCGCTCTCCAAGCTGGATCGCTTTTCGTGGAACGCGCAATCGCATGAGCCGCTGCGTGTGGTCGCGCCGGCGACCATCGCCCATCACTTCCTGCAGCGCGTGATCGCCGGCTATCTCGCGGCCCAACCGGAAGAGACGGTGTCGCTGGAGATCACCACATCGCCGGATGTCTTTGCCGCCGTCGCCGACCGCAAGGCCGATATCGGCATCTCCGACAGCTACATCTCCCATCCGGCCCTGCTGCGGGAGCCGTTCCGGCGCTCCTTCGCGGTCTGCGCGCTGCCGGCCGGCCATCGTCTCGCCGACCGTCCGCATATCCAGGCCTCCGATCTCGACGGCGAGAACTTCGTCTCCTTCGCGCGGCGCCTCACCATCCGCGCGACGCTCGACCGCATCTTTGCCGAGGCCGGCGCGCGCCCCAAGGTCCGTTGCGAGACCGCAACCGTCGTCTCCGCCGTCGAGATGGTACGCTCTGGCGTCGGCCTGTCCGTGTTCAATCCGTTCCCGGTGGCGCTGCGCCCCGACATCGGCGTGGTCTTCCGCCCCTTCCTGCCACGGGTCGCCTACGAGACCGCCTTCATCTTTGCCGCCGAAGGGCCAGCAAGCCCCGCTGCCCGCCGGCTTGCCGACTTCACCCGCAGCCAGCCCATCGAAGACATCTATTCCGCCGCCATTGCCTGA
- the argE gene encoding acetylornithine deacetylase — protein MSPLSTPDILAKLISFDTTSRNSNLPLIDWVETYLDGFGLKGERVYDETGKKANLWVTIGPSDVAGYVLSGHVDVVPVDGQNWSTDPFQMVEKDGKFFGRGTCDMKGFVASALAAVPAMVKAPLAKPIHLAISYDEEVGCRGVRTLLAVLKERPLKPEACFVGEPTNMQVITAHKTGRPMRCTVRGKEAHSSLRPFGVSAIEEGAKLIVKINEIGQRLAARKDLDMLYSVPFSTTSVGVIKGGTVRNIVAGECVIDFDLRCVPGDDPYVIVAELEAYARDVLEPPMKAIDPACGFTFEELSLVPGLDTPADAAVTVLAKHLAGRNDHAKVAYGTEAGLFHEIGIPTVVVGPGSIEQAHKPDEYVEAIELTKSDDFIARLIDHARRH, from the coding sequence ATGTCACCGCTCTCGACTCCCGACATTCTCGCCAAGCTGATCTCGTTCGACACGACGAGCCGGAACTCGAACCTGCCGCTGATCGACTGGGTGGAGACCTATCTCGACGGGTTCGGGCTGAAGGGCGAGCGGGTCTATGACGAGACCGGCAAGAAGGCCAATCTCTGGGTGACGATCGGTCCGAGCGATGTCGCGGGCTATGTGTTGTCCGGCCATGTCGATGTCGTGCCGGTCGATGGCCAGAACTGGTCGACCGATCCGTTCCAGATGGTTGAGAAGGACGGCAAGTTCTTCGGCCGCGGCACCTGCGACATGAAGGGCTTCGTCGCCTCCGCGCTCGCCGCCGTTCCCGCCATGGTGAAAGCGCCGCTCGCCAAGCCCATCCATCTCGCCATCTCCTATGACGAGGAGGTCGGCTGCCGCGGCGTGCGCACGCTGCTCGCCGTGCTGAAGGAGCGGCCGCTGAAGCCCGAGGCCTGTTTCGTCGGCGAACCGACCAACATGCAGGTGATCACCGCCCACAAGACCGGCCGGCCCATGCGCTGCACGGTGCGCGGCAAGGAGGCCCATTCCTCGCTCCGGCCCTTCGGCGTCAGCGCCATCGAGGAAGGCGCCAAGCTGATCGTCAAGATCAACGAGATCGGCCAGCGGCTCGCCGCCCGCAAGGATCTCGACATGCTCTATTCCGTCCCCTTCAGCACCACCTCGGTCGGCGTCATCAAGGGCGGCACGGTGCGCAACATCGTCGCCGGCGAATGCGTCATCGATTTCGACCTGCGCTGCGTGCCGGGCGACGATCCCTATGTCATCGTTGCCGAGCTTGAGGCCTATGCCCGCGATGTGCTGGAGCCGCCGATGAAGGCGATAGACCCCGCCTGCGGCTTCACCTTCGAGGAATTGTCGCTGGTGCCCGGTCTCGATACCCCGGCCGATGCAGCCGTGACCGTGCTCGCCAAGCACCTGGCTGGGCGAAATGACCATGCCAAGGTCGCCTATGGCACCGAAGCCGGCCTGTTCCACGAGATCGGCATTCCCACCGTCGTGGTCGGCCCGGGCTCGATCGAGCAGGCCCACAAGCCCGACGAATATGTCGAGGCGATCGAACTCACCAAGTCCGACGACTTCATTGCCCGGCTGATCGACCACGCCCGCCGCCATTGA
- the obgE gene encoding GTPase ObgE, translated as MKFLDQAKVYVKSGAGGAGCVSFHRAKFVEFGGPDGGDGGRGGDVVVQCVDGLNTLIDYRYQQHFKAKTGVHGMGRDRAGARGADVVLKVPAGTQIFEEDGETLVADLTEVGQKVVLFQGGNGGFGNAHFKSSTNQSPRHANPGQPGIEAWIILRLKLIADAGLVGMPNAGKSTFLAATTAAKPKIADYPFTTLHPGLGVVRAVGREFVLADIPGLIEGAHEGHGLGDRFLGHVERCRVLLHLVDGTGDHAGKAYKLVREEIEAYGGDLASKPEIVALSKVDALDPATRKEQMARLKRAAKRAPLALSAASGEGVEAALTELLMIIDGARAAEAPPKVIVEDDVPVATTWRP; from the coding sequence ATGAAGTTTCTGGATCAGGCGAAGGTCTACGTGAAGTCGGGCGCGGGTGGCGCCGGCTGTGTCTCGTTCCATCGCGCCAAGTTTGTCGAGTTCGGCGGCCCTGACGGCGGCGACGGCGGTCGCGGCGGCGATGTCGTCGTGCAATGCGTCGATGGCCTGAACACCCTGATCGACTACCGCTACCAGCAGCACTTCAAGGCCAAGACCGGCGTCCACGGCATGGGCCGTGATCGTGCGGGCGCCCGCGGCGCCGATGTCGTGCTGAAGGTGCCGGCCGGCACCCAGATCTTCGAGGAAGACGGTGAGACGCTGGTCGCCGACCTCACCGAGGTCGGCCAGAAGGTCGTGCTGTTCCAGGGCGGCAATGGCGGCTTCGGCAATGCCCATTTCAAGAGCTCGACCAACCAGTCGCCGCGCCACGCCAATCCCGGCCAGCCGGGCATCGAGGCCTGGATCATCCTCCGGCTGAAGCTGATCGCCGATGCCGGCCTGGTCGGCATGCCCAATGCGGGCAAGTCGACCTTCCTGGCCGCCACCACCGCCGCCAAGCCGAAGATCGCCGATTATCCGTTCACGACGCTCCATCCGGGCCTCGGCGTGGTCCGTGCTGTCGGCCGCGAATTCGTGCTCGCCGACATTCCCGGCCTCATCGAGGGCGCCCACGAGGGCCATGGCCTCGGCGACCGGTTCCTCGGCCATGTCGAGCGCTGCCGCGTGCTCCTGCATCTCGTCGACGGCACCGGCGACCATGCCGGCAAGGCCTACAAGCTGGTGCGCGAGGAGATCGAAGCCTATGGCGGCGATCTCGCGTCGAAGCCCGAGATTGTCGCCTTGTCCAAGGTCGATGCGCTCGATCCGGCCACCCGCAAGGAACAGATGGCGCGGCTGAAGCGGGCGGCCAAGCGCGCCCCGCTCGCCCTGTCGGCGGCGTCCGGCGAGGGTGTCGAGGCGGCCCTGACCGAACTCCTGATGATCATCGACGGTGCGCGCGCGGCCGAGGCCCCGCCCAAGGTCATCGTCGAGGACGACGTTCCGGTTGCGACCACCTGGCGGCCCTGA
- a CDS encoding NAD(P)H-dependent flavin oxidoreductase gives MPLDRRIQDLLGIDLPILQAPMAGAQGAGMAIAVSEAGGLGALPCALLSVAQARTELGIIRQRTSRPINLNFFCHKPPVPDAAREAQWRARLAGYYRELGIDPEGPIPASNRAPFDDAFCELVEEFRPEIVSFHFGLPEERLVNRVHAAGARVLSSATTAAEARWLADHGCDAIIAQGNEAGGHRGIFLGEDVGAQPGTLALVPQVVDAVKLPVIAAGGITDARGIVAAFALGASAVQVGTAYLFTPEATITPMHRAALARATDDGTALTNLFTGRPARGLVNRVMREIGPLSTDAPAFPTAGGALAPLKARAEAAGSADFSSLWSGQAAALGRAMPAGDLTRLLASEAKALLSALS, from the coding sequence ATGCCGCTCGACCGACGTATCCAGGATCTTCTCGGCATCGACCTGCCGATCCTCCAGGCTCCCATGGCCGGCGCTCAAGGCGCCGGCATGGCCATTGCCGTATCCGAGGCCGGTGGGCTCGGAGCCTTGCCCTGCGCTCTGCTCTCGGTGGCGCAGGCGCGCACCGAACTCGGCATCATCCGGCAGCGCACCAGCCGGCCGATCAACCTGAACTTCTTCTGCCACAAGCCGCCCGTTCCGGATGCTGCCCGCGAAGCGCAATGGCGGGCGCGGCTCGCCGGCTATTACCGGGAACTGGGCATTGATCCCGAAGGTCCGATCCCAGCGTCCAACCGCGCGCCGTTCGACGATGCCTTCTGCGAGCTTGTCGAGGAATTCCGCCCCGAGATCGTCAGCTTTCATTTCGGTCTGCCCGAGGAGCGTCTGGTCAATCGCGTCCATGCGGCCGGTGCCAGGGTCCTGTCGTCCGCCACCACTGCGGCGGAAGCCCGCTGGCTGGCGGATCACGGCTGTGACGCGATCATTGCCCAGGGCAACGAGGCTGGCGGCCATCGCGGGATTTTCCTCGGAGAGGACGTCGGCGCCCAGCCCGGCACCCTGGCGCTGGTGCCGCAGGTGGTGGATGCGGTGAAGCTGCCGGTGATCGCGGCCGGCGGCATCACGGACGCCCGCGGCATCGTCGCCGCCTTCGCGCTCGGCGCCTCCGCAGTCCAGGTCGGTACGGCCTATCTCTTCACACCTGAGGCGACGATCACGCCCATGCACCGGGCGGCGCTCGCCCGCGCCACGGACGATGGCACCGCCCTGACGAACCTGTTCACCGGCCGCCCGGCGCGGGGGCTCGTCAACCGCGTGATGCGTGAGATCGGCCCGCTCTCCACTGATGCCCCAGCCTTCCCGACCGCAGGTGGCGCGCTGGCCCCGCTCAAGGCACGGGCGGAAGCGGCAGGATCGGCGGATTTTTCGTCGCTCTGGTCGGGCCAGGCGGCGGCCCTCGGCCGCGCCATGCCAGCGGGGGATCTGACCCGGTTGCTGGCATCGGAAGCGAAAGCGCTGCTCTCGGCCTTGTCCTGA
- a CDS encoding arsenate-mycothiol transferase ArsC: protein MSDRRRNPQAVLFACGMNQVRSPMAAALMKHFHGRTVFVESAGVHKGEHDPFVDAVMDEIGIDTQKTRPKTLEELEEWEGLNFDLVVTLAPDAHHKALDLTRTLDMEVEYWPTPDPTLAQGSREQRLEAYREVRDMLLMRIRKRFSRASTGNE from the coding sequence TTGTCCGACCGCCGCCGCAACCCTCAGGCTGTCCTGTTCGCATGCGGCATGAACCAGGTGCGCTCGCCGATGGCTGCGGCCCTCATGAAGCATTTCCACGGGCGCACCGTGTTCGTCGAGAGCGCGGGCGTGCACAAGGGCGAGCATGACCCCTTCGTCGACGCGGTGATGGACGAGATCGGCATCGACACCCAGAAGACCAGGCCGAAGACCTTGGAAGAGCTGGAAGAGTGGGAGGGGCTGAACTTCGACCTGGTGGTGACGCTGGCGCCCGACGCCCACCACAAGGCGCTGGACCTCACCCGCACGCTCGACATGGAGGTCGAATACTGGCCGACCCCGGATCCGACGCTCGCGCAGGGGTCACGGGAGCAGCGGCTGGAGGCCTATCGCGAGGTGCGCGACATGCTGCTGATGCGGATCCGCAAGCGTTTCAGCCGAGCCAGCACCGGCAACGAGTGA
- a CDS encoding UPF0262 family protein yields the protein MTAPKTSRRLVAVTLDEASIGRPSADIEHERAIAIYDLLEQNSFAPKGTDEGPFALAISLSEGKLVLDVKHEDGRQVVTHILSLTPFRRIVKDYFMICDSYYEAIRTATPAQIETIDMARRGLHNEGSETLTERLKDKLEFDFDTARRLFTLISVLHWKG from the coding sequence ATGACGGCTCCGAAGACGTCGCGGCGACTTGTGGCGGTGACGCTGGACGAAGCGTCAATCGGGCGCCCGTCGGCCGATATCGAGCACGAGCGCGCGATCGCCATCTACGACCTGCTCGAGCAGAACAGTTTCGCGCCCAAGGGCACGGACGAAGGGCCGTTCGCGCTGGCGATCTCGCTCTCCGAGGGCAAGCTCGTCCTCGACGTGAAGCACGAGGATGGCCGGCAGGTCGTTACCCATATCCTGTCGCTGACGCCGTTCCGGCGGATCGTGAAGGACTATTTCATGATCTGCGACAGCTATTACGAGGCGATCCGCACCGCGACGCCAGCCCAGATCGAGACCATCGACATGGCCCGCCGCGGCCTGCACAACGAGGGCTCGGAGACGCTCACCGAGCGGCTGAAGGACAAGCTCGAATTCGATTTCGATACGGCACGGCGGCTGTTCACGCTGATCTCGGTCCTGCACTGGAAAGGCTGA